A part of Paenibacillus sp. IHBB 10380 genomic DNA contains:
- a CDS encoding TadE family protein: MNLLMDKLKDDEGSFTVEASLVMPIVLMVTLILMFFCMYIYQQSILQQVASIAVERSAYSWDNSHKNTSNGAFAKGNYDSLYWRISDDQMLSAIFGWAGVGNTASIDLPGNGSNGSLATMKLSKMSPLMTGSIQGEISYQNTLLLRKVSTQLNQNIHLSPLDKVLSGGSSIEVSAKSIVVEPVEFIRTVDLMRYYGAKFKGMGEESTNKSDAAQVLTKYGSTGK; this comes from the coding sequence ATGAATTTATTGATGGATAAGCTTAAAGATGACGAGGGGAGCTTCACTGTTGAAGCTTCTCTTGTTATGCCTATTGTGTTGATGGTGACGCTCATTCTAATGTTCTTCTGTATGTATATTTACCAGCAGTCTATATTACAACAAGTCGCCTCTATTGCGGTCGAGAGGTCGGCATATAGTTGGGATAACAGTCACAAAAATACGTCGAATGGAGCTTTTGCGAAAGGGAATTATGACTCGCTGTATTGGAGAATATCAGATGACCAGATGCTAAGTGCTATCTTCGGTTGGGCAGGAGTAGGGAATACAGCGTCTATTGATTTACCAGGTAACGGTTCGAATGGATCCCTTGCAACTATGAAATTATCGAAAATGAGCCCACTTATGACAGGGAGCATCCAGGGGGAGATATCCTATCAGAATACACTACTGCTGCGTAAAGTCAGCACTCAATTAAACCAGAATATTCATTTATCCCCGTTGGACAAAGTATTATCGGGTGGCTCTAGTATTGAGGTAAGTGCTAAATCTATCGTTGTTGAACCTGTTGAATTTATTCGTACGGTTGATCTAATGCGCTATTACGGAGCTAAATTTAAAGGAATGGGTGAGGAATCTACGAATAAAAGCGATGCGGCTCAAGTTCTGACAAAGTATGGATCAACAGGTAAATAG
- a CDS encoding Flp1 family type IVb pilin, whose product MLTMIQGQAKGLWEEEDGLGMLEMILIIAAIIVIAVIFRKQLSDIVKSLLEKIGTKSNEFIDG is encoded by the coding sequence ATGTTAACAATGATACAAGGACAAGCCAAAGGATTATGGGAAGAAGAAGATGGGCTAGGAATGCTGGAAATGATTTTGATTATAGCTGCAATTATTGTTATAGCTGTTATCTTTAGAAAACAGCTATCTGATATTGTTAAAAGCTTGTTAGAGAAGATTGGTACGAAAAGTAATGAATTTATTGATGGATAA
- a CDS encoding type II secretion system F family protein: MIVICSVMLVLLVGGWVVLNQLGGDKYQRLSKLPMEGIRLSKLVPPMLWILDKFKLSTRFPFFFFKVQRSIQKIHGMRYSGEMTLLYLGEMLCYSWLLLCAGCLLSIGMGEQTGLIFGGVMSLLLPAAMIKDLHKKVQNRDQDMLMELTELLNKMVLLVGAGETVQKAIVHCVERKKEHKDHPLYRELIRMIGDWDSGYSFQQSFENFSKRCTLQEVSVFTTTVLLNFRRGGNDFVVALRDLSRVLWEKRKVITRTRGEQASSKLVFPMVVIFLVVVVLVGSPAFMMMNM; the protein is encoded by the coding sequence ATGATTGTGATATGCAGTGTGATGCTGGTTCTGCTAGTGGGAGGTTGGGTGGTGCTGAATCAGCTTGGTGGTGACAAGTATCAACGACTTAGTAAGCTTCCTATGGAGGGAATACGATTAAGTAAGTTGGTACCCCCTATGTTGTGGATATTGGACAAATTTAAACTTTCCACTCGATTTCCATTCTTCTTCTTTAAGGTTCAGCGGTCAATTCAGAAGATTCACGGTATGAGATACAGTGGTGAAATGACGTTACTTTATTTGGGGGAAATGTTGTGTTATAGCTGGCTTCTGCTATGTGCTGGGTGTTTATTGTCCATAGGAATGGGAGAACAGACTGGACTGATTTTCGGAGGGGTTATGTCACTTCTATTACCCGCAGCAATGATCAAGGATCTTCACAAAAAGGTCCAGAACCGAGATCAGGATATGCTGATGGAATTGACGGAGCTGCTGAACAAAATGGTGTTGCTTGTAGGAGCGGGTGAAACGGTACAGAAGGCGATCGTCCATTGTGTCGAACGGAAGAAAGAGCACAAAGATCATCCCTTATATCGTGAATTGATTCGCATGATCGGGGACTGGGATAGTGGCTACTCATTCCAGCAGTCATTTGAGAACTTTAGTAAACGCTGTACATTACAAGAGGTATCTGTCTTCACGACCACAGTGCTACTAAATTTTCGAAGGGGAGGTAATGATTTTGTAGTTGCCTTACGAGATTTATCCCGAGTGCTATGGGAGAAACGTAAGGTAATCACTCGCACGCGAGGTGAACAGGCATCATCCAAGTTGGTATTTCCGATGGTCGTTATATTTTTGGTTGTGGTTGTTCTAGTAGGTTCGCCAGCATTTATGATGATGAATATGTAG
- a CDS encoding type II secretion system F family protein: MHREEGEHLDPLRASHRTNLPDYSNYELGSVEKGMCIVISGGLFYVVGYLFYHQWIISLLFSCAGLLIPRFWRKHMLERRRASMSLHFKQALYSLSSSLSAGRSVENGFREAVQDLRMLDPEAENDLIRELNIICARMEYGEPIEEALQDFSRRANMEDITNFADVFTSCKRTGGDLVEVVRRTSSIISEKLDIQQEISVIIAQKRFESKAILVAPIVMIIFMNVTSPEYMLPMYSGVGYIISTFCLIGLGVCSIWISKIMDIKL, encoded by the coding sequence ATACATAGAGAAGAGGGTGAACACTTAGATCCGCTAAGAGCATCGCACAGAACGAACCTCCCTGACTATAGTAACTACGAGCTGGGTAGTGTTGAAAAAGGCATGTGTATTGTGATTAGTGGGGGTCTTTTCTACGTTGTGGGTTATCTGTTCTATCATCAATGGATTATTTCACTGCTGTTTTCTTGTGCAGGCTTACTCATTCCTCGTTTCTGGAGGAAACATATGCTAGAACGCCGCAGAGCAAGCATGAGCCTACATTTTAAACAGGCACTGTATTCTTTATCTTCATCCCTATCCGCAGGACGTTCTGTTGAGAATGGATTTAGAGAAGCCGTTCAAGATTTACGAATGCTTGATCCGGAAGCTGAGAACGATTTAATTAGAGAGCTCAACATTATTTGTGCTCGCATGGAGTACGGTGAGCCGATAGAGGAAGCTCTACAGGATTTTAGTCGCCGCGCTAATATGGAGGATATCACAAATTTTGCTGATGTATTTACTTCTTGTAAAAGAACGGGTGGAGATCTAGTTGAGGTAGTACGTCGAACGTCTTCGATCATTAGTGAGAAGCTCGATATCCAGCAGGAAATTTCCGTCATCATTGCACAGAAAAGATTCGAATCCAAGGCGATTCTTGTTGCACCTATTGTGATGATCATATTTATGAATGTAACATCCCCAGAATACATGCTGCCGATGTACAGTGGGGTTGGATACATCATTTCAACATTTTGCCTAATTGGACTAGGGGTTTGCTCTATCTGGATTTCAAAAATTATGGATATCAAATTGTAA
- a CDS encoding S-Ena type endospore appendage: MAMKFKSRRTIRCKRHSKKRKLTINCPRRSSSRKRRCRKKENRLIKKLICIHKCVPIKQACDNSTTQTYFCVSSNSFIKSPSGTITILNTSKSCTMQIMIQRSSKSSNDHDVADVGPNSSFTTIVSNAKSVKILCKGQSNHECTGSLELDIHYIALF; this comes from the coding sequence ATGGCAATGAAGTTTAAATCAAGACGAACAATAAGGTGTAAACGGCACTCCAAAAAGAGAAAACTTACAATAAATTGCCCCCGACGTTCAAGTTCAAGGAAGAGAAGATGTAGAAAGAAGGAAAATAGATTAATAAAAAAACTTATTTGTATACACAAATGTGTGCCCATTAAACAAGCATGTGATAACAGTACAACTCAAACGTATTTTTGTGTTTCATCAAATTCATTTATAAAATCCCCCTCGGGAACCATTACAATATTAAATACTAGTAAGTCCTGTACAATGCAAATTATGATACAGAGATCGTCCAAATCGTCCAACGATCACGATGTCGCTGATGTAGGTCCGAATTCGTCATTCACGACAATTGTCTCTAATGCAAAATCCGTGAAAATCTTATGTAAGGGTCAGTCCAATCATGAGTGTACTGGTTCACTGGAATTGGATATCCATTACATTGCATTGTTCTAG
- a CDS encoding S-Ena type endospore appendage, translating into MCGNSSNSAVFNFCNNVAKQIVNIQQCNPIFQPTPSVTALTYFTNQTGLVINGSFTVVNTSTSSVFNVNYTMGIALSTIVVTAGRSETIFVEDLSTITIESLTGVLPEATATGSLVLDLHYCVTC; encoded by the coding sequence ATGTGTGGAAATTCCTCAAATTCAGCCGTGTTTAATTTTTGTAATAATGTGGCTAAACAAATTGTCAATATCCAACAATGTAATCCCATTTTTCAACCTACCCCGAGTGTTACTGCTCTTACTTACTTTACAAATCAAACAGGGTTAGTAATAAATGGTTCATTTACAGTGGTTAATACCAGTACTTCTTCCGTCTTTAATGTTAACTATACCATGGGTATCGCGCTATCAACCATCGTTGTTACAGCTGGTCGTTCGGAAACGATCTTCGTTGAAGATTTGAGTACCATTACGATCGAAAGTCTTACAGGAGTACTACCTGAAGCAACCGCTACAGGAAGTTTAGTATTAGATTTGCACTATTGCGTAACATGCTAA
- a CDS encoding GNAT family N-acetyltransferase, translating into MENNIEISYSPPEPEEYISLRIAAGLSPKDLTGSKIALQNSLFVVTLRHLDKRLIGMGRIIGDGGCFFHIVDIAVDPIYQGKGLGKLIMTEIMNYLDEEAPKGSYVSLIADVPADKLYKRYGFEYTDPKSVGMYKKY; encoded by the coding sequence GTGGAAAACAACATTGAGATTTCTTATAGCCCACCCGAACCTGAGGAATATATTTCCTTAAGAATAGCAGCAGGTTTAAGTCCGAAAGATTTAACTGGCTCTAAAATAGCACTCCAGAACTCTCTCTTCGTGGTCACTTTGAGACATTTGGATAAACGGCTCATTGGGATGGGACGAATTATCGGAGATGGCGGTTGTTTCTTTCATATTGTTGATATTGCAGTCGATCCAATCTATCAAGGAAAAGGACTTGGTAAGCTGATTATGACCGAAATCATGAACTACTTAGATGAAGAAGCCCCAAAGGGTTCATATGTTAGTTTAATCGCCGATGTACCAGCAGATAAATTATATAAAAGATATGGTTTTGAATATACAGATCCCAAGTCTGTAGGTATGTATAAGAAATATTGA
- a CDS encoding DUF7010 family protein, whose product MSRTLEELQTEMIVEARKGFPILLAGVIVFLIFTFLPLVFPIETVHLVWIFGLGAIFPIGILISKMLRINLFTTNNPVGTLGGIVAAPQAFYIPVFVIVYMNIPEYLPFTIGLLAGSHFLPYMWIYKSKAYLFVTLGACFSALILGGFLVDQAFTIVPLAISIVYGIGVLLILRELKASLV is encoded by the coding sequence ATGAGTAGAACACTCGAGGAATTACAAACAGAAATGATAGTTGAAGCAAGAAAAGGGTTCCCAATTTTGTTGGCTGGTGTAATTGTCTTTTTAATCTTCACCTTTTTACCCTTAGTTTTCCCAATAGAAACTGTGCATTTAGTTTGGATATTTGGCTTAGGTGCTATTTTTCCTATTGGAATTTTAATTAGTAAAATGCTTCGTATTAATTTATTCACTACCAACAATCCTGTAGGAACTTTAGGCGGAATAGTTGCAGCTCCCCAAGCTTTTTACATACCTGTATTTGTAATTGTATATATGAATATACCTGAATACCTTCCCTTCACCATCGGTTTACTAGCAGGCTCTCATTTTCTACCTTACATGTGGATTTATAAAAGTAAAGCTTATCTCTTTGTTACATTAGGTGCGTGTTTTTCTGCCCTAATCTTAGGTGGATTCCTTGTTGATCAAGCATTCACTATAGTGCCTTTAGCAATATCTATTGTGTATGGAATTGGTGTTCTTTTAATTCTTAGAGAACTTAAAGCTAGTCTTGTTTAA
- a CDS encoding glycoside hydrolase family 25 protein, translating to MQNRSKGNAQGIDVSHWQGTIDWKKVVASGISFVFIKATQNSMDKKFIDNVKGAKAAGLLVGAYHYIDDSVTTADKAKAAAQTFYKAIQNAGGVSVFDLPLIMDYESNKSNLSRAAITAVAKSFLEEIHRLTGVKPLVYTYPSFIGNFTGLSDYPLWIARYNASTAPDNASGWTRWDFWQYSDGTAGGMLPSGSRKVNGIAGQVDLNEFDGTVDELRARYAKKKEPIKDGYEMKATDANKIINTYLKPAYGTAKTPGDKKEIGRLADELRVASGQVKQNG from the coding sequence ATGCAAAATAGGAGTAAGGGTAACGCGCAAGGGATCGACGTATCCCACTGGCAAGGCACGATTGACTGGAAAAAGGTAGTTGCTTCAGGAATATCATTTGTGTTTATCAAAGCCACACAGAATAGCATGGATAAGAAATTTATTGATAACGTCAAGGGTGCAAAGGCGGCTGGATTGCTGGTAGGGGCGTACCATTACATTGACGACTCAGTAACGACAGCAGACAAAGCCAAAGCGGCAGCTCAAACCTTTTATAAAGCAATTCAAAACGCGGGCGGCGTTAGTGTTTTTGATCTTCCACTTATAATGGATTATGAGAGTAATAAAAGCAATCTGAGTAGAGCAGCCATTACCGCTGTTGCGAAATCATTTTTGGAAGAGATCCACCGGCTTACAGGCGTCAAGCCTTTGGTATACACCTATCCGTCATTCATAGGCAATTTCACGGGTTTGAGTGACTACCCTTTGTGGATTGCACGTTACAATGCTTCAACTGCGCCTGATAACGCATCGGGCTGGACTCGTTGGGATTTCTGGCAGTACAGTGACGGAACTGCAGGCGGGATGCTTCCAAGTGGATCACGTAAGGTGAACGGTATTGCGGGGCAAGTTGATCTGAATGAGTTTGACGGTACTGTGGACGAGCTTCGAGCGCGGTATGCTAAGAAAAAAGAACCTATAAAGGATGGGTACGAAATGAAAGCAACTGATGCAAATAAGATCATTAATACTTACCTCAAGCCTGCTTACGGGACAGCCAAAACACCAGGAGATAAGAAAGAGATCGGAAGATTGGCTGATGAGTTGAGAGTGGCTTCTGGACAAGTGAAGCAAAATGGATAA
- a CDS encoding phage holin family protein, with translation MDKWNEVLKWGAAWGVSAATYFYGGWSGVLSALLVFVVIDYGTGVAAAGSKGELKSRVGLIGIARKVFIFAMVAVAHLVDGILGDAHMFRDAAAYFYIANEVLSIIENGGKLGAPIPPIIIQAVEVLKGKAGNNDKGDGTNAK, from the coding sequence GTGGATAAATGGAATGAGGTTTTAAAGTGGGGGGCAGCTTGGGGCGTTAGTGCTGCTACATATTTTTACGGTGGGTGGTCGGGAGTATTAAGCGCACTGTTGGTATTTGTCGTAATTGACTACGGCACGGGTGTAGCTGCAGCTGGGAGCAAGGGAGAACTAAAAAGTAGAGTTGGGCTCATAGGCATTGCCCGGAAGGTTTTCATCTTCGCAATGGTGGCAGTAGCTCACTTGGTAGATGGGATTTTGGGGGATGCTCATATGTTCAGGGATGCTGCTGCCTATTTTTACATTGCTAATGAAGTCCTAAGTATTATCGAGAACGGCGGTAAACTTGGCGCTCCAATTCCTCCAATTATCATTCAGGCTGTAGAAGTGTTAAAAGGAAAGGCTGGTAACAACGACAAAGGAGATGGCACAAATGCAAAATAG
- a CDS encoding phage tail protein, which produces MSSNTPNLDLLKMDPITDGNDTFNIKTMMNDNWDKIDEAMGNIDVDIPEASLTQKGIVQLSNATNGTRETLAPTEKALGLVMLEAQAGKQAGNERKAEVVAALVAVGIPATTSETWAQLITKMATVIKATGNATAADVLVGKTASNQNGPLTGTMPNRSGTINGTLTSNASTKRIEVNPPAGYYPGNNKVGNIVPTLLPENIKKGVTIIDLVGTYDPGAVTRSSTTIPGQSRITFSPGEWGMISFEFTFEFEPERIAQAFVKKGEINGGVGTGTFLYSPFNNLAVVSLIEGDSNSLSVTNSSVASSTMYYMSAKK; this is translated from the coding sequence TTGTCTAGCAATACGCCAAATTTAGATTTACTGAAAATGGACCCTATAACTGACGGTAATGACACGTTTAATATCAAAACGATGATGAACGACAACTGGGATAAGATTGATGAAGCTATGGGCAATATTGACGTAGATATCCCTGAAGCATCTCTCACGCAAAAGGGTATCGTACAACTCAGTAATGCCACAAACGGCACACGAGAGACGTTAGCCCCCACCGAGAAGGCATTAGGGTTAGTTATGTTAGAAGCACAAGCGGGAAAGCAAGCTGGCAATGAGCGAAAAGCGGAAGTGGTTGCCGCGCTTGTTGCCGTTGGCATTCCAGCAACCACGAGTGAAACATGGGCGCAGTTAATTACGAAGATGGCAACGGTTATTAAGGCGACCGGAAACGCAACGGCAGCCGATGTACTAGTGGGCAAGACTGCATCCAATCAAAATGGGCCATTGACTGGAACTATGCCAAATCGGAGTGGAACTATAAATGGCACTCTTACGTCAAATGCAAGTACAAAAAGGATAGAAGTTAACCCTCCTGCTGGGTATTATCCTGGTAACAATAAAGTAGGTAATATAGTGCCTACCCTTTTGCCTGAAAATATTAAAAAGGGAGTAACTATCATTGATTTAGTAGGTACGTATGATCCGGGAGCAGTAACCAGAAGTAGTACTACGATTCCTGGACAGTCTCGTATAACCTTTTCGCCTGGAGAGTGGGGGATGATATCTTTCGAATTTACGTTTGAATTTGAACCCGAACGTATCGCACAAGCATTTGTAAAGAAGGGTGAAATTAACGGAGGTGTCGGGACAGGTACTTTTCTATATAGTCCCTTCAATAACTTAGCTGTTGTTAGCTTAATCGAAGGCGATAGTAATTCGTTATCGGTCACTAACAGTAGTGTTGCTAGTTCTACAATGTATTATATGTCTGCTAAAAAATAG
- a CDS encoding putative phage tail protein — protein sequence MERLRNYLPEYYDEIVEFDALTATEGMEFDGLYSDIERLLNESYPESSTIFLDRYERDLQIPIDPTKPANQRRSVIISKMRGSGKVSGSMLKNVAQAYDGGTVNVAVDVPHYTIVITFIDSLGIPPNLDDLKQALEDIKPAHMKLEYKFRYLLIREIHNVLTLNQIQEIKLSNFAGGAAIV from the coding sequence GTGGAAAGATTGAGGAACTATTTACCTGAATACTATGATGAAATCGTAGAGTTTGACGCTCTGACAGCTACAGAAGGTATGGAGTTTGATGGGTTATATTCGGATATTGAAAGATTGTTGAATGAGTCGTATCCTGAGTCATCTACCATATTTCTAGACCGATATGAACGGGACCTACAAATACCTATTGACCCTACTAAACCAGCAAATCAGAGACGGTCTGTAATCATATCTAAGATGCGTGGTAGCGGTAAGGTGTCAGGGTCGATGCTTAAAAATGTCGCTCAGGCTTACGATGGTGGAACGGTTAATGTAGCTGTTGATGTGCCTCATTATACGATCGTAATTACGTTCATTGATTCCTTGGGCATTCCACCGAACCTTGATGATCTTAAACAAGCATTAGAGGATATCAAACCAGCACACATGAAGCTTGAATATAAATTCCGTTATCTATTAATACGTGAAATACACAACGTCCTAACGCTAAACCAGATTCAAGAAATCAAATTATCAAACTTTGCAGGAGGTGCAGCTATTGTCTAG
- a CDS encoding baseplate J/gp47 family protein translates to MYEDRTFENILERMLDIVPDGIDKREGSIIYDALAPAAAEFAQAYIELEINANLRFPDTATDEYLDRSIAWSGIARKKASKAKLRGVFYNGSNALLDIPIGSRFSLGELNYKAVEKLSLGNYRMECETTGSEGNRHFGAVIPIDYINDLGRGEIMELLVAGEDRETDGSLYDYYQERISRPITSGNRYQYELWAREIPGVGRARAFPIWDGEGTVKVVILDNDMRTPATAIVNAVQAYIDPTQDGMGEGASPIGAKAKVVGASEVPINISVTVVLATGATIQDIKEQIETGTKAYLKDLAFNDPLVRYTRIQSIILGIPPVIDYSNLLVNGGTQNIEIPLDSVAVLGTVSVS, encoded by the coding sequence TTGTATGAGGACCGCACCTTTGAAAATATATTAGAGCGAATGCTGGATATAGTACCTGATGGTATAGACAAAAGAGAAGGAAGTATCATCTATGATGCCCTAGCACCAGCAGCCGCGGAATTTGCACAAGCCTACATTGAGCTAGAGATTAATGCCAACCTTCGCTTTCCAGATACGGCAACAGATGAATATCTAGATCGTTCAATTGCGTGGTCGGGAATTGCGCGGAAGAAGGCAAGCAAGGCCAAGTTGAGAGGTGTGTTTTACAACGGAAGTAATGCGTTACTAGATATACCAATTGGTAGCCGTTTTTCGTTAGGGGAATTGAATTATAAGGCAGTTGAAAAACTATCTTTAGGTAACTACCGCATGGAATGTGAAACAACTGGATCTGAAGGCAACCGTCATTTTGGGGCAGTCATACCAATTGATTACATTAACGATCTTGGACGCGGAGAAATTATGGAGTTGCTTGTTGCAGGGGAAGACCGAGAAACCGATGGATCTCTTTATGACTACTACCAAGAAAGAATTTCACGTCCGATAACTTCGGGTAACAGATATCAGTATGAGTTATGGGCACGAGAGATACCAGGAGTAGGCAGAGCTAGAGCATTTCCCATTTGGGACGGTGAAGGCACTGTTAAAGTGGTCATATTAGATAATGATATGCGTACCCCTGCAACGGCTATAGTGAATGCTGTACAAGCATATATTGATCCTACTCAGGATGGTATGGGTGAAGGAGCATCACCCATAGGAGCTAAGGCAAAAGTTGTTGGAGCTTCCGAGGTGCCTATTAATATATCAGTTACAGTTGTGCTAGCTACGGGTGCAACCATTCAGGACATCAAAGAGCAGATTGAGACAGGGACCAAGGCGTATTTAAAGGACCTAGCCTTTAACGATCCGTTAGTAAGGTATACACGGATTCAAAGTATCATCTTAGGGATACCGCCAGTAATTGACTACAGTAACTTATTGGTAAACGGAGGAACGCAAAATATTGAAATTCCACTGGATTCAGTTGCGGTTTTAGGCACAGTGAGCGTGTCATGA
- a CDS encoding DUF2634 domain-containing protein codes for MIPQGDFEMSDEELEPVSLPSRTYKLDLVNKRISSQTIDGLDAIKQVVFKILSTTRFEHLIYSNDFGSEVDLSANRGRSVFESEVQRWVKEALTQDDRIVAVTGFSFVYELDSALVNFTVESEFGRYQETKEVGAVV; via the coding sequence ATGATTCCACAAGGCGATTTTGAAATGTCAGATGAGGAATTAGAACCAGTCTCTCTACCAAGTAGAACATATAAGCTTGATCTAGTGAACAAAAGAATCAGCAGTCAAACTATTGACGGACTGGATGCAATCAAGCAAGTAGTGTTCAAGATTCTTTCCACTACTCGTTTTGAGCATCTTATTTACAGCAATGACTTTGGTAGTGAGGTGGATCTATCTGCCAATCGTGGGCGCTCTGTGTTTGAATCTGAGGTCCAACGGTGGGTCAAAGAAGCATTAACCCAAGATGATCGCATTGTCGCTGTAACGGGCTTTAGTTTCGTCTATGAGCTTGATAGTGCGTTGGTTAATTTCACTGTTGAATCGGAGTTTGGGAGATATCAAGAGACAAAGGAGGTAGGAGCCGTTGTATGA
- a CDS encoding DUF2577 domain-containing protein, whose protein sequence is MLDIIKQAALDAVKAGSPTAIQFGTVLSTSPLEISVDQRLTLTEAFLVVPESMMRYEIDLKHVHKMNSLPDTEDSLLDKIVIRTGLENGDMVILLRVQGGQQYVVLDKVVGE, encoded by the coding sequence ATGCTGGATATTATTAAGCAGGCTGCACTCGATGCAGTTAAGGCTGGTAGTCCCACAGCCATACAATTTGGAACGGTATTATCTACAAGCCCTTTAGAAATTAGCGTGGACCAGCGCCTAACTCTAACAGAGGCTTTTTTAGTTGTACCCGAGTCGATGATGCGCTATGAGATTGATTTAAAGCATGTTCATAAAATGAATAGTCTTCCTGATACGGAAGATTCCTTACTGGATAAAATAGTGATTAGGACGGGATTAGAGAACGGTGACATGGTGATTCTCTTACGTGTGCAAGGCGGTCAACAGTATGTTGTTTTGGACAAGGTGGTGGGCGAATGA
- a CDS encoding XkdQ/YqbQ family protein — MELLIDNKDGNVWDVSDIATDISYRTSRIGKASSLEFTIIDQGIYQNKKFKYQNGDIVRFKDGSNNVFLGYIFKLETGLNGEAKILAYDQMRYLNVSHTYKFEKMAATQIIQKIAKDFELKVGSLDDTAYKIPALLFDNKTLFDMICESLDKTLIANTTNFVFFDDFGKLTLRNTSDMKYGFMIGEGSLMTDYTYSKSIDDDTYNQIVLYKDNKKSGKRETFKIKDSNTIKKWGLLQLYQNVDEKLNTAQINDMLTRLIAVKNRENRTMKIEAIGDFRLRAGMYVNIYIERFGINKFFLVDECTHKKSGANHTMSLELRLV, encoded by the coding sequence ATGGAATTACTGATTGATAACAAAGACGGGAATGTATGGGATGTATCAGACATCGCGACGGATATCAGCTATCGTACTAGCCGAATCGGTAAAGCATCTTCATTGGAGTTTACAATTATCGACCAAGGAATATACCAGAACAAAAAATTCAAGTATCAAAATGGCGATATTGTGAGGTTCAAGGATGGGTCCAACAATGTATTTCTCGGGTATATATTCAAACTTGAAACAGGGCTTAATGGAGAAGCAAAGATTTTAGCTTACGATCAGATGAGGTATTTGAATGTAAGCCATACTTATAAGTTTGAGAAGATGGCGGCAACACAAATCATTCAAAAAATCGCCAAGGACTTTGAATTGAAAGTTGGTAGTTTGGATGATACCGCCTATAAGATACCAGCATTGCTGTTTGATAACAAAACTTTATTCGATATGATTTGTGAGTCACTAGATAAGACCCTTATAGCTAACACGACTAATTTCGTTTTTTTTGACGATTTTGGAAAGCTCACACTTCGAAATACGTCTGATATGAAGTATGGTTTTATGATCGGCGAAGGAAGTTTGATGACAGACTACACTTATTCCAAATCTATTGATGACGACACATACAATCAAATTGTTTTGTATAAGGACAACAAGAAATCAGGCAAGCGCGAGACTTTTAAAATAAAAGACAGCAACACTATTAAAAAGTGGGGGCTTTTACAGCTCTACCAAAATGTCGATGAAAAATTAAATACAGCTCAAATTAACGATATGCTCACAAGATTAATAGCAGTCAAGAACCGAGAAAATAGAACAATGAAAATAGAAGCTATTGGTGATTTTCGGTTGCGTGCTGGTATGTACGTAAATATATATATTGAACGTTTTGGCATTAATAAATTCTTTCTAGTCGATGAATGCACACATAAAAAGAGTGGGGCTAATCACACGATGTCATTAGAATTGAGGTTGGTATAA